One genomic region from Harpia harpyja isolate bHarHar1 chromosome 1, bHarHar1 primary haplotype, whole genome shotgun sequence encodes:
- the TM9SF4 gene encoding transmembrane 9 superfamily member 4, with protein sequence MAASAAMERLRYTLVLLLLLHGTNSFYVPGVAPINFHRNDPVEIKAVKLTSSRTQLPYEYYSLPFCQPTKITYKAENLGEVLRGDRIVNTPFQVSMNVEKKCEVLCNFPNKPVTLTVEQSKLIAERIREDYYIHLIADNLPVATRLEFYSNREEEEKKKEKDVQFEHGYRLGFMDGNKFYLHNHLSFILYYHREDVEENQEPTYRVVRFEVIPQSIKLEDLKADEKSMCTLPEATGSAPQEIDPSKENQLLFTYSVHWEESDIKWASRWDTYLTMSDVQIHWFSIINSVVVVFFLSGILSMIIIRTLRKDIANYNKEDDIEDTMEESGWKLVHGDVFRPPQYPMILSSLLGSGIQLFCMILIVIFVAMLGMLSPSSRGALMTTACFLFMFMGVFGGFFAGRLYRTLKGHRWKKGAFCTATLYPGVVFGICFVLNCFIWGKHSSGAVPFPTMVALLCMWFGISLPLVYLGYYFGFRKQPYDNPVRTNQIPRQIPEQRWYMNKFVGILMAGILPFGAMFIELFFIFSAIWENQFYYLFGFLFLVFIILVVSCSQISIVMVYFQLCAEDYRWWWRTFLVSGGSAFYVLIYAIFYFVNKLDIVEFIPSLLYFGYTALMVLSFWLLTGTIGFYAAYMFVRKIYAAVKID encoded by the exons ATGGCGGCGTCGGCGGCGATG GAAAGGCTAAGATATACGCTGGTCTTGCTGTTGTTGCTGCACGGTACAAACTCTTTCTATGTACCCGGTGTGGCTCCTATCAACTTCCACCGCAATGATCCTGTAGAAATAAAG GCTGTGAAGCTCACTAGCTCACGAACCCAGCTACCATATGAGTACTACTCGTTGCCATTCTGCCAGCCCACCAAGATAACATACAAGGCTGAGAATCTTG gtgAGGTTCTTCGGGGGGACCGAATTGTAAATACACCTTTCCAGGTTTCCATGAACGTGGAGAAGAAATGTGAAGTTCTGTGCAACTTTCCCAATAAACCAGTCACTCTGACAGTGGAGCAGAGCAAGCTGATCGCTGAGCGGATCAGGGAAGATTACTACATACATCT CATTGCTGATAACCTCCCTGTGGCAACACGGCTGGAGTTTTATTCCAATcgtgaggaagaggagaagaagaaggagaaggatgTGCAGTTTGAGCATGGATACAGGCTTGGGTTTATGGACGGTAACAAG TTCTACCTGCACAACCACCTCTCCTTCATACTTTACTACCACAGAGAGGATGTGGAAGAGAACCAGGAGCCCACCTACAGGGTTGTACGCTTTGAAGTGATTCCCCAAAGTATTAAACTAGAAG ACTTGAAGGCTGATGAGAAGAGTATGTGCACCCTGCCTGAAGCTACGGGCTCTGCCCCTCAGGAAATAGATCCTTCTAAAGAGAACcagttgctcttcacctactctgtCCACTGGGAG GAAAGTGACATTAAATGGGCTTCCCGCTGGGACACCTACCTGACCATGAGTGATGTGCAGATTCATTGGTTTTCTATCATTAACTCGGTTGTGGTcgtctttttcctttcag GTATTCTCAGCATGATCATCATCCGGACTCTCCGGAAGGACATTGCTAACTACAACAAGGAAGATGACATT GAAGATACTATGGAGGAATCTGGTTGGAAACTTGTGCATGGAGATGTCTTCAGGCCTCCACAGTATCCTATGATCCTCAGCTCTCTCCTGGGTTCTGGAATTCAGCTCTTCTGTATGATCCTGATTGTCATCT ttGTTGCTATGCTGGGGATGCTGTCGCCTTCTAGCCGGGGTGCGTTGATGACTACCGCCTGCTTCCTCTTCATGTTCATGGG GGTTTTTGGTGGATTCTTTGCTGGCCGCTTATACCGGACTCTGAAAGGTCATCGATGGAAGAAGGGAGCCTTTTGT ACAGCTACCCTGTATCCGGGTGTCGTCTTTGGTATCTGCTTCGTCCTGAACTGTTTCATCTGGGGGAAACACTCCTCTGGAGCG GTGCCTTTCCCAACCATGGTGGCCTTGCTCTGCATGTGGTTTGGGATATCCTTACCCTTGGTCTACCTGGGTTACTACTTTGGATTTCGCAAACAGCCATATGACAATCCTGTACGGACAAATCAGATTCCCAGGCAGATCCCAGAGCAGAGGTGGTATATGAATAAATTTGTTGG GATTCTCATGGCTGGTATTCTGCCTTTTGGAGCTATGTTCATTGAACTGTTCTTCATTTTCAGT GCAATCTGGGAGAACCAGTTCTATTACCTTTTTGGCTTTCTCTTCCTGGTGTTTATAATCCTGGTGGTATCGTGCTCCCAAATCAGCATTGTCATGGTGTACTTCCAGCTTTGTGCTGAG GATTACCGCTGGTGGTGGAGGACCTTCTTGGTGTCTGGAGGATCTGCCTTCTATGTGCTGATCTATGCCATCTTCTACTTTGTGAACAAG CTCGATATTGTTGAGTTCATTCCCTCCTTACTGTACTTTGGCTACACCGCCCTTATGGTCTTGTCCTTCTGGCTCCTCACTGGCACCATTGGCTTCTATGCAGCCTACATGTTTGTCCGGAAGATCTATGCCGCAGTGAAAATAGACTGA